AGGGCGCGCAATCGCTCCCACCAGACCGGGAAGCCCGGCACCCGACCCCACGTCGCCGACCAGTCCGGCCGGGAAGAGTGGGGCGATGACGGCACTGTTCAGGATGTGCCGACTCCACAGTCGCGGCACCTCCAGCGGTCCGATCAGTCCACGCGTCTCGCCCTGATCGGCGAGGTTCCTCGTGAAGAGACGGGCGAGATCAAGGCGGTCGCCGAAGATCCGAGCCGCGGCGGCCGGTTCCGGCTCGAGGTCGTTCATAGATGTTTCACGTGAAACATTCACGCGCGACGCAGAACCGTGTGACGCTGCGCACCCTCTCCGTACGACTCCGAGACCAGTCCGCGTTCGGCCGCGATATCGTGCACGAGCTTCCGCTCGTAGCTGGACATCGCCGGGAGGGATGCCTGGGACGCACCCTCATCGAGGCGGAGGGCGGCGCGCTCGACGAGACCCTCGAGTTCGCGGCGGCGCGCATCCCGCGAGCCGCTGACGTCGAGGATCAGGCGGGAGAAACGACCGGTGCTGCTCTGCACCGCGAGCCGGGTGAGTTCCTGGAGCGCGGACACGGTGTCCGGATCGGCCAGGAGGCGCAGGGAGTCGTCACCGTCCGATTCGATCGAGACGTATGCGCGGCCCGCGCGGACGTCCATGGCCAGATCCCCGCCGATGTCGGCGATGTCGAGGAGGCCCTCGAGGAAGTCGGCGGCGGCGTCGCCTTCCTGTTCGAGCTGCTCGATCGTCTCGGAAGCGGGAGCGGTGTGCGTGGTCTCAGAGGTCATTCCGGATTCCTTGCTGTTCACGCGGACGGAGTGGCGGGGGACTGGTCGCCCGACTCGTTCTTCGGGGGCGGAGTCTGCTTGGCCGGCTGCTGCTTCGCCGCCGGCTGCTTGCCCGGCTGCTTGCCCGGCTGCTGCTTCGGTGCCTGCTTCTTCGCGCGCTGCTTACCCACCGGCTGCTGACGCTTCGGGGCTTCGGCGCGCTTGCGCTCGGCCTCTTCCAGAAGCCGAGCCTGCTCGGCCTGATACTTCTCCAGCGAGATGATCTTGCCGTTGGAGTCGAGCGCCTTCCCCTTGCGAGCCAGACGCTCCTCCCGAGCCTTCGCGGCCTCGGAGCCCGGGGTGGGCAGGTTCCGGATGACGAGGAACTGCTGCACCATCGTCCAGAGGTTGCTCACGAACCAGTACATGACCACGCCGAGCGGGAAGAAGACACCGGAGAAGATGAAGCCGAGCGGGAGGATGTAGAGCATGATGCGCTGCATCTGGTACGCCTGGCCGGTCTTGGCCTCGGGGGACAGGTTCTTCGAGATGAT
The sequence above is a segment of the Microbacterium caowuchunii genome. Coding sequences within it:
- a CDS encoding protein jag, whose product is MTSETTHTAPASETIEQLEQEGDAAADFLEGLLDIADIGGDLAMDVRAGRAYVSIESDGDDSLRLLADPDTVSALQELTRLAVQSSTGRFSRLILDVSGSRDARRRELEGLVERAALRLDEGASQASLPAMSSYERKLVHDIAAERGLVSESYGEGAQRHTVLRRA